Sequence from the Roseofilum reptotaenium CS-1145 genome:
ATCTGGCTTCAATACTTGCTTTGAATAAATCCTCTCCTGTTGCATTACGGGTGCCTTGACATGCACCAGATAAGAGCGATCGATATTGCATTACACATAATACACAGGTGATCAGGGCTAAAATAGTCGTTATCCGGGTAATCCAAAGCAATTCTTTTTTCCCCCGAATCATATAAAATCCACAACTGATTAAGGGGATGTATCCCATGAATACTTTTAAGCCTAAAAGCCCTAATAAGATCGGTTTATCTCCTCCGTAAGTTTTTCCAGTTGTATTAATAGCTAGGATGACAAAGATACAATAAGCTAATAGGGCAAATATGAAGGGAATTAGGGGTTTAGGTACAAGGAATGGCAAACGATATCGTTGGCAGTATTGATAGATGCCCATTAATCCAGGAATGTAAAACGCATCTTTGGCTAACTGGAGGAGTGCATTTCCTCCTCCCACTCCATAAACAATAGTGCCGCTAAAGGGCATATAGATATAGAAAGCCCATAGAGCTTGAATGGGATAATTCAAGGAAAATATAAGAACACCAATCCCAAATAATCCGGCTACGAAAAATGAAGGTTCGCCCATAACTGCGAACCCAATTAAGCCGAAAACCGAGCCAATTCCGATCGCCTGACCTAGGACTCCATTGAACTTTTTGCGCGCATTGGCAGCTTCACGTTTTTTGGCGGCTAGTTCTTCTTTCGTCGGAGGGGGTTTGACCAGGGTGGCTAGATTCGGTGCTTTTCCTTTGGATTTGAGTTTACTTTTGGCCATGGGGGAAGCGGGAACTGCTCTGAAGTTATTCTTTCTGGGAGATCAATACAATGGCACCTTTGCCTAAGATAGCTTAGAGATTGCGTCCTTTGCCTAGCAATGACAGAATACCTATAGGCTGTTTTTTATTGACTATTATATGTTACTCAAGTCTACGACCCGCCATATCCGCATTTTTACGGCTGTTATTGAAAAGGGAGAACTTAATCCATCTGACAATATGCTGACTCTGGATGTTGACCCAGATAATGAATTAAATTGGACGGATTCGTCCCTAAAAGCGGTCTATGGTAAGTTTGAGGAGTTGGTTACAGCCTATGAAGGACAGGATTTAACCGAGTATAATCTGCGTCGGATTGGGTCGGATTTGGAGCATTTTGTCCGATCGCTCCTCCAAAAAGGGGAACTCAGCTATAACCTGGAAAGCCGGGCAGTGAACTACAGTATGGGCTTACCTCAAGTCGCCGTCGATCAACCCTAATTCCAATTCCCGTTAAAGACGATCAAATGGATTCGGGGGTTGGGGTTGGGGGCGATCCTCCCCCGCCAACTCTGAGGGAGGACGTTCGTTGCTCCAGCCCCACCAGGCTTGTCCGCATTCACATAAATAAAATTCTTGCCATTTACGGCGATTGCCTTCTGTGTAAACGGGCGATCGCCGATTTAACCACACCCGTTCAGCTTGCCTCGAAGTCGCCGCACAGCGAGGACAACAGAACTTGAATGCATGGGTAGCTTGTTCTGTCCAAGCCGGTGGATGAATATCAAACGCTTCCATAAACCTTACAATTCTCCCTAAACCAACGGAGTGCTTATACCCTAAGCTTAAACCCATGAACACCAATTTTTCATCCATGATGGCTATCCTAGACTTGACATCGGTGTAATTCCGGAGTCTGATAATAATCAACGTGGTGTGACATCACCGGATTGGCTGGCTACTGTGAGGAAGCACTCTGCCCATGAATCCCATCTTAAACCTAATTTCTGCCCTCGGAATAGTTATCTTATGTCTGATTGCTTGGGTTGGTTCCGAAGACCGCAAAGTGGTTCCCTGGCGAACGATCGCCGTTGGCATTACTCTACAAATGACGATCGGACTCTTAGTCTTTGTTCTCCCCACGCGCGATCTGATTGCCCAACTCAATAATCTGCTCAATGCCCTTTTAGATGCTTCAGAAGCAGGTGCTCGCTTCCTATTTGGTGGCGATACTTCTGCTTTTGTCCCCAATCCTAACCGAGTGCTTGGCCCGGGGCCGGCAGGACGGTGGATTATGCGTGCAGTCAGTCAACCCTATGTGGCGATCCCTGGTGATAAACTCGGCTCAGATAATCTCAATCCTGGTTATATCTTTGCCTTTCGCTCCCTGCCCCAAGTGGTTTTCTTTTCGGCATTAGTCGCCCTATTATATCGATTGAATATTATTCAACCGATTGTGAAGATTTTTGCCCAACTGTTCCAGAAAACGATGAAAATTAGTGGGGCGGAATCTTTATCCGGAGCAGCCAATATTTTTGTCGGCATTGAATCGGCGATCGCCGTTAAACCCTTCCTGGCAAAAATGACGCGCAGCGAAATCTGTGCCATTCTCACCAGTTGTTTTGGTTCGATTGCTTCCTCTGTTCTTGGACTCTATGCTGGTTTTTTACGCCCCGTCTTTCCCTCTATTGCCGGTCATTTGGTCTCCGCTTCAATTATGACCATTCCCGCTTGTTTCGTGATTTCAAAAATCTTGGTTCCGGAAACTGGAGTGCCTGAAACTCTGGGCAAAATTCCCGAAGAGCCAGAGCAAGACCCCGAAAAACGACCGAATCCCATGGATAGCCTGATTATGGGAGCCTTAGATGGGGTGAAAATGGCCGTTGGTATTGCGGCTGTAATTATCGCCATTTTGGGTTTAGTGGCGTTAATTAATATGGGCTTTGATAGCCTATCCGGATTACCTGCACCAGTCGGTACGGTGTTTCAAGTGGTTACGCTGCAAAATATCATGGGATTTTTGTTTTTCCCCCTAACTATTCTGACGGGGGTATCTCTGGATATTAATGAAATTTGGCAAGCTTCGGTGATTATCGGTCGTCGGGTGTTTGAAACCAATGTGCCGCCCTACATTAGTCTCGCTAATCTGAGTCGTGCAGGAGCCATTAGCGATCGCGCCATGCTCATCGTTAGCTATGTTCTCTGTGGGTTTACTCACTTTGCCTCCTATGGTATTTTCGTTGGCGGACTCTCTTCCCTGATTCCCGAACGGCGATCGGAAGTTTCCTCCCTCGGCTTCAAAGCCCTCTGGGCCGCTACTCTCGCCACCTTAATGACCGGTTGTATTGCTGGACTCTTTGACTTGGGTAACCCGGCTACATTAGGACGATAATCGCTAAATTCCCCCTTCCTCCATTTCCCTAGTTTCTACCCATGCTCAAACTCAAACTCCATCGACTCTGGTTCATTAGTTTAATCGTTGTGACTGCCCTAGGATTAATCTTAGGTAACCCTCACTGGTCTGCATCTAACACACCAGTTGCCCTAGAGCAACCCGCGATCGCCCAAGTCCCCAGTCCTCCAACCCCAGAAACCTTACCGGAACCGCCTCCTTTACCTTCTCCGGACGCTTCTCCATCCCCTCAAGCTTCTCCGAGTCCAGACACTCCGTCAGCTCCCACCCCCCTCGCCTCCCCTTCTCCCTTACCTCCCCCTCCTGCTCCTCCGAGTCCAGAACCGACTCCAGCCATTCAAGAGCCAACTGCATCCCCGTTAGAGGTGGGTGGGACGTATGAAGATCCCAATGGCTTTTATCAAATCGCGATCGTTCAAGACTATAAGGTGAGTTCCACCGGTAAAGATCCTCTGTTTGAATCCCCAGATGGACAAATGGCTTATACCGTTGTGCGTTTACCTCGACTGACCAAACAACGACTCACCAATGGCATTTTGGCCCAAATTGCGGTTGAAGAATTGCAAGGCGGTGAGGGTTTTCTAGCTCAAAGCTATATCCCCCTAGGTGAAGGCATCGTACAAGTGCCTTGGACAGGAAGCTTAACCCAAGGACGCAATAGCCAACCGATGAGTGGGACACTGATTTCGACTCAACAGGAACAGGATGTCTATTTGGTTTTAATTGCAGCGACAGAAACAGGAGCCGAGCAAGTGCCGAATCTGCTGGCAACTTTGGTTGATGGTTTGGAGGTTACCCCACAATAATGTATCGCGATCGCGACCCCGAACTGTCTCGACTCATGGAACTGATGCCCGCTTCTGGGCGCATGTTTGTGCAATTGATTGGTAAACCGGAACAACCCCAGGTGATTGATGCACCGTTCCCTTTGCCCTGGAAGCGATCGCGGCCGATTTATATCAATTTTGACCTTTTGCGCCAGTTACCACTGCCAGAGCAAGATTTAGCTGTCTTACAAGCCGTTTGTTGGGTTTGCCAGGTAGAATGGTTTAAGCCTAATCTCTATCAAGGATTAGTGGCAGT
This genomic interval carries:
- the ndhM gene encoding NAD(P)H-quinone oxidoreductase subunit M translates to MLLKSTTRHIRIFTAVIEKGELNPSDNMLTLDVDPDNELNWTDSSLKAVYGKFEELVTAYEGQDLTEYNLRRIGSDLEHFVRSLLQKGELSYNLESRAVNYSMGLPQVAVDQP
- a CDS encoding NupC/NupG family nucleoside CNT transporter, with amino-acid sequence MNPILNLISALGIVILCLIAWVGSEDRKVVPWRTIAVGITLQMTIGLLVFVLPTRDLIAQLNNLLNALLDASEAGARFLFGGDTSAFVPNPNRVLGPGPAGRWIMRAVSQPYVAIPGDKLGSDNLNPGYIFAFRSLPQVVFFSALVALLYRLNIIQPIVKIFAQLFQKTMKISGAESLSGAANIFVGIESAIAVKPFLAKMTRSEICAILTSCFGSIASSVLGLYAGFLRPVFPSIAGHLVSASIMTIPACFVISKILVPETGVPETLGKIPEEPEQDPEKRPNPMDSLIMGALDGVKMAVGIAAVIIAILGLVALINMGFDSLSGLPAPVGTVFQVVTLQNIMGFLFFPLTILTGVSLDINEIWQASVIIGRRVFETNVPPYISLANLSRAGAISDRAMLIVSYVLCGFTHFASYGIFVGGLSSLIPERRSEVSSLGFKALWAATLATLMTGCIAGLFDLGNPATLGR